From the Flavobacterium gyeonganense genome, the window TATATAATTGAGCAGCCTACGAAACCTGCACTTACTGAAACACATCTGCAGGCTAAATGTAATGGCTTATTAGGTTCGCTAGTTGCTACAGCCAATGGCGGGGCAACTTATAATCAAAATCAGGCGGATAAAATTTACACCTATAATTTAAAAAATAAAGCGACGGCTGCCGTTATCAGCATTAACGGAAATACAGCAAACTTTGCTAACATAGCTGATGGAGATTATACACTTACTGCAACTGATGCAAGTGGAATTCAATCTAATAGTATTGATATTGTTTTTAAACAACCTACGCCGATTGTTGTTTCATTAGCTTCAAAATCAAACGTAAGATGTTTTGGAGATAAAGACGGAGCAATTGTTCTTTCTGCATCAGGCGGAACGCCATTAATAGTAAACGGAACGCCAGAATACAGTTACCAATGGAAAAAGAAAAACCTCTCCAACTCTATTTACGAAAACTTTACCCCAACGTCATTAAATACTTTCCCAGCAGGTATCTATGCAGTTGAAGTTCGTGATGCAAATTATAATATTGGCGATGCTACTCATTGTATTGGTGTTTTAGAAAACATCGAAATTACGCAACCTGCCGATTTTGGTTTTGATATCGAAAAAATAACGTACAGCAACCCTACTGCTTTAAATGGAAATGATGGTAGTCTGCACTTTGAAATCACAGGTGGAAAAGCTAACTATGAATATAAATTTTATACAAAAAATAGTGCAGGCGCAGAAACAATAATACAAACGATTTCCAACAGCCCCTTAATGACAGCTGATTTTTCCGGATTAACAAAGGATCATTATTATATCTCTGCCCAAGATGCAACCGGATGTATCAAATATGCTGATTTTGATTTCAGGGACAATCCTTTAACTATAAGTGTAAACCAGACTCAAAATATTAGCTGTTATGATGCAAACAACGGTATTATAGGAGCAAATGCAGCTGGCGGATTTGGTCAAAAAAATATTCATGGTACCGCAATTCTATTTTATTAGCTGACGAAACCGAAGATGTTTTGGTGAATGCAAAACCGGGTAGTTATTATGTTGTTGTAAAAGATTCCAAAAAAGTAGAAGTAACCAGCAATACAATCGTTGTTACACAGCCTGATCCGTTAGTATTTTCAACAACACAGGAACCTGTAAAATGTTTCGGAGACAGCAACGGAACAATAACTGTGACAGCCTCTGGAGGAAATGGAAATTTCAGCTATCGCTATTTTCATAAAGGTTTACTAGTTAAAGACTGGCAAAATTTTACCAATGCAACAAATACAACTATTTCAGATTTAGCGGAAGGAGACTATATAATTGATGTAAAAGATTCTCAGGGATGTAGTAGTGCAAATACGACTGTAAAAATTACTACTCCAACAGCATTAAGCATAACTGCTGTCACCTCTGCCGCTACAGGAAAGGGTTTAAGCAACGGATCTGCTTCAATTACTGCTCAGGGCGGTAACGGCAACTATACCTATAAATGGTTTAAAAGTGATAATACCAATAGCAATCAAAATACAAATACAGCAGCAAACTTGGCTGCAGGCAAATATTATGTTGTAGTTTCAGACTCAAAAAGCTGTGAATTGATTTCTGAATTATTAGAAATAACAGAACCGCCATTACTGGAAACAAGTATTGCAGTTCAAAATGTTATCTTGTGTAATGGTGATAAAAACGGAAGCTTAAAACCAACGACAATAGGAGGATTCTTAAAGTCCGGAGAAAATTACACTTATCAGTGGTTTGAAAACGGAAATCCAACCACCCTTGCATCAACTGCAATTTTAAGCGGTATTGGTAAAGGTTCTTACTATGTAATTGCTACTGATTCTAATGGTAATAAGGCTACAAGTCAAGTTTTGACTGTAACAGAACCTGCAATTTTAACCAATATCCTGACATCTGATTATGTATTATGCGGAGATTATAATGACTGGACTATAAATGCAACACCGTCCGGTGGTACCCAGCCGTATAATTATTCATGGAATACAGGAGCTAAAACAGCCAGTATACAAAACGTTCCTCCCGGAAATTATATTGCAGTGGTAACCGACAGCCGTGGTTGTACAATTACAAAAACCATTACTACAACAGCACCGGCTCATCTGGATGCAGTAGAAAATATAAAAATTCCAACCTGCTATGGAGGTTCTGATGCTACAATAGTAGTAACTCCTATAGCCGGAATCGCACCCTATACTTATGCATGGAATACCGGAGAAAAAACAAACACTTTAAGCAATGCGTCAGCAGGTGACTATACAATTGAAATTACAGATGCTAAAGGCTGTATTATTTCAAGAACTTATTCAATTGTAAATCCTCCAAAAGATGTTATAGATCTTGGTAAAGACGTAACATTATGCTTTGATCAGACTTTGACCATTAATGCTACGATTGACGATGACAAAGCAACTTATTCATGGAAATCTGATAAAGGTTTTTCCAGCAATAAAGCTATGATTACTGTTTCTGAGCCTGCTAATTACACTGTAACTGTTACCAATAAATTAGGCTGCGAAGCTACAGATACCATTCAGATATTGAGTCAAAACACAGCTATTAGCGCTGAATTTGCAATGTCAAGCCAGGTATTCAAAAATGAAAAAATTATAATTGTGGATATCAGTAACCCTGAAGCTGATGAAATTGAATGGATTTTACCGGCTAAAGCAAACATTGTGACTAAAAATAAGGATTATGCTGAAATCAGTTTTAGTGAAACCGGAGAGTATGAAATTACTTTAAACACTAAAAAAGGAAATTGTACCGCTTTCCAGACTAAACAAATTTTGGTTACTGAAGGAGAATATGAAGAAAATCCTGACGAGGGTCCTATTACAGAGAAAAAATTTGACCTGAAAATTTATCCGAACCCATCACAGGGAATTTTTACAGTTGATGTAACACTGGATAAAATTATGCCGGCTCACGTGAAGGTGTATAACTTAAATAACAACCTGCTTATTGATTCTAAAACCGAAGAAGGAAAAGACAATTACCTGTTCAACTTTAATTTAGGCGGATTGCCACCAGGACTTTATTTTGTACTGTTTGAATCTCAGCAAGGAAGTAAACTAAGAAAAATCATTATTCAGTAATCTTAGACTGATCTGGCAACAAACATCAATTTAATAATGAAAAAGAGCGGATTTTCGAATTCGATGCTCACAGCTTATAAAGAATGACTTTAAAAAGAATATTATTTAATACTTACCTGCTCTTACTAAGTGCATTTGGTTTTTCGCAAAACTTTAATGTACAGGAACTGGGCAAAGCCAAATTAATCAATGTTAGCGGTGGTGCATCTGCCAATACTGTTTTCTATTCAGGGAATGCTGCAAGAGAACCTTTCAGTTATTTTCTGAACGGAAACATTAATGTAAATATAGCAGGTTTATACAATTTACCTTTTTCATTTTCATACACCAATCAAAAGCTGGGCTATGGTAAACCGGTACTGATGAATCGTTTGAGTATTCATCCGTCTTATAAATGGATTACCGGGCACATTGGAGATGTAAGCATGACTTTTTCTCCTTACACCCTGAGCGGACATCAATTTTCAGGAGTAGGTGTTGACCTTACTCCACAAGGCAACTTTAAGATTAGTGCGATGTACGGACGTTTATTAAAAAGCAGCGAGTATAACAATCTTTATCCGGAAATTGTTCCAACTTATAAAAGGTTAGGATATGGTTTTAAAACATCATACGCTTTTGAAAAAGTAAATCTGGGTGTTACCTTTTTTAAAGCAAAAGATGAAGCAGGATCATTATTTAACCCTGTTCCATTTGAATTAGGTCTAACTCCAAAAGACAATGCCGCTATAAGTATTGAATCTTCTTTTAAAATACTAAAAAAAATGCAGGTTTTTGCTGAATATGCCAACAGCAGCATTACGGAAGACTTACGTGCTGATGGCAATGGAACAGGAAATAGCCTCTCCTCTTTCTTCTTAAATAAAAACAGCACTACAAGCAGCTACGATGCTTTTAAAGGTCAGCTTACTTATCCTGCCGGGAAAGGAACCCTTGGACTCGGATACGAAAGAATTGATCCTAACTACAGAACTTTAGGAGGTTATTATTTCAACAATGATCTGGAAAACATTACCGTAAATGCAACCCAGAATATAGTAAAGGATAAAGTTTCATTAGCCTTAAACCTGGGTCTCCAAAAAGACAATCTGGACAAACAAAAACAAAGCCAGATGAAACGCGTGGTATCTTCTGTTACTGCCGATTTCAGACCGAATGAAAAACTAAACCTGAATATAAACTACTCTAATTTTCAGTCTTATACCAACAGCCGAAACCAGTTTGACTACATCAATCAGGTTTCTGATTATGACTATCTGGATACCTTAAACTTCAGACAGGTCAATCAAAATGCAGCTTTAAACATCAATTATCTCATAAAGAACGACAAGCATCTGAAAAGAGCCATAAATGCTAATTTTTCTATGCAGGACGCCGTAAACCAACAACAGGGAAGAACAATTGAAGGTGGTGCTTCAACTTACTACAACTCGGGTATTGCCTATACGGTAGGTTATCCTGACAAAGATTTGAATTTTACAGGATCCTTAAATAATACTTACGGTAAGACTGATTCCGGAAAAAACCTCATCATTGGGCCAACAATTGGTGCGTCAAAACTCTTTTTTGACAAAAAACTGACCACCAATGCTTCTACAAGCTACAATACCAGTTATAACAATGGAGATAAACAAAATGACATCATCAATTTCAGGTTAAACGGATCTTATATTTATCTTCAAAACCACAATTTCAATATGGGTGTAATTGCTTTATTCAGCAATTCAGCAACCCAAAAGAATAATGATCTTACAGCAACCTTAGCCTATACGTATTCCTTTGATAAAATTAAAATGCGTCCGAAGAGAGAACCTCTTTCTGAAAATCAGGATAAAACAGCTTCTGCACCTGTCTTAAAAATTAATTTTAAGAATCAGCTATTTGAAGGAACCCGTGAAGATATTATAGCCCAGCTGAAAGAAAAACAACTTTCTTTAAATTCTTTGCCAATAGCCGAAAAAGAGCGTTTAGAGCATTTAATAACACTGCCTTCCCTTACGCCTGACGATAAGGAACTGAAAGAAAAAGTGCTGGATTATCTGGAAGCATTTACCGAAGAAAAAGATAATTCAGAAAAATACAACACTTATTTAGCTGAAACTGCCCAGAAACTGGAAAAAGAAATGAGCCAAAAAGATGAAGGTTTTGAAAATGCTTACACAGCAGCTATTGGAAGAGTAAACAGTCACCAGCTTCATAATATAAATGAAACCGATATTACTGACAGAAACAGCTATAACTCATATTTAAAACTGGTAGAAAGAAGCAACAACAGCCGCAACCAACTAAAAAACCACCGATGGATGCTGCGTGAAATGGCAGTACTTTCTAAAATCCCTTCACAAGAAATGCAGCAAAATGAAAATGCAGCCGAATTCAGCAAACAAAATATTGAAGCCATTTTTAAATTGATCAAAGAAAAAAAGAATGCATCCGAAATAGTGGAAGCCATCGAACTAAAAATAATTCCGTTTTATTATGATCTGGCAGTTAAAAATGCCTCAAATGATGAAATTGATTTAAAATATATTCAAAAATAAAGTACATCCCAGGATATTAAACCGCCAAAATAATGGACAAGCCTAACTTACCTAAAATGCTAAAAAAAATATATCTGTTGATTTTGCTGTTAAGCTCCTTTGTTAGTTTTGAGAGCTATGCACAGAGTTATCCCATATCGGTATCAACACAAATCAAGCAGCCCTCTCCTATTTATCTAAGCCATTATGCCGATGCGTCTACAATTAACAGTCCGATAAAAATTCAGATTGTTTTAAACGATTTAACCATTTCGAACCGACAGGTAAAACTGAAAATTTACTTTCAGGGCAACGGAATATCGTTTAATACCAATGATTTTGTTGCAGGTGCCCGTCCGCTGTATCTAGAAGGAGGAGTTCCGTTACAGTTAACCAATGTAGATCTGGCTCCTTATTTTGAATATCAGAATCTACTGGGACTTACTCCTAATCAATATGCGCAGCCTTTACCGGAAGGACTTTATAATATTTATGTCGAAGTCTATGATTTTGCTACCGGCAGAAAGCTTTCTAATAAAACTGGCACGAATACTATTATTTTTCAGAACGATCCTCCATTTTTAAATCTGCCTTTGAATAATGCTTCTTTTATGCAGCAAAATATTCAGAATATAGTTTTCGGCTGGACGCCAAGAAGCATCAATGTAAGCAATGTAGAATACGAATTCTCACTAGTAGAAATCTGGGACAAATATACTCCCATTCAAAATGCATTTGCCTACTCTCCCCCATTATATACTACTACCACAAGAAACACAACACTGCAATATGGCATTAATGAACCGCAGTTGATTCCCGGAAAAAAATAC encodes:
- a CDS encoding T9SS type A sorting domain-containing protein, producing MNAKPGSYYVVVKDSKKVEVTSNTIVVTQPDPLVFSTTQEPVKCFGDSNGTITVTASGGNGNFSYRYFHKGLLVKDWQNFTNATNTTISDLAEGDYIIDVKDSQGCSSANTTVKITTPTALSITAVTSAATGKGLSNGSASITAQGGNGNYTYKWFKSDNTNSNQNTNTAANLAAGKYYVVVSDSKSCELISELLEITEPPLLETSIAVQNVILCNGDKNGSLKPTTIGGFLKSGENYTYQWFENGNPTTLASTAILSGIGKGSYYVIATDSNGNKATSQVLTVTEPAILTNILTSDYVLCGDYNDWTINATPSGGTQPYNYSWNTGAKTASIQNVPPGNYIAVVTDSRGCTITKTITTTAPAHLDAVENIKIPTCYGGSDATIVVTPIAGIAPYTYAWNTGEKTNTLSNASAGDYTIEITDAKGCIISRTYSIVNPPKDVIDLGKDVTLCFDQTLTINATIDDDKATYSWKSDKGFSSNKAMITVSEPANYTVTVTNKLGCEATDTIQILSQNTAISAEFAMSSQVFKNEKIIIVDISNPEADEIEWILPAKANIVTKNKDYAEISFSETGEYEITLNTKKGNCTAFQTKQILVTEGEYEENPDEGPITEKKFDLKIYPNPSQGIFTVDVTLDKIMPAHVKVYNLNNNLLIDSKTEEGKDNYLFNFNLGGLPPGLYFVLFESQQGSKLRKIIIQ